A genomic stretch from Rubripirellula reticaptiva includes:
- a CDS encoding glucose-6-phosphate isomerase encodes MSLLRFDATGSISAEFGITQSQIDSLSGPLIELRDQFEQFDETNFFRRPENQHAAYLADREASELGKIFTVANGLHDHFDAVVVLGSDEVTIGARAMRDACCDPYHNELTRAARGSKPRMYFGGDRFDNDATASLIHRMTEGGYGDSLAETRWAIIAMDPSGNNPATTVAFERFRMALKDSLGADVRNWLPRLVIPVTAAEGELARQADEMGCEVVFTDPQEVFGHVLSPFGLLPAAMLGLDCIKLLEGAVAMNEHFNSADYAENVVLQSIAVGELMAQHRGNPVRVLQPCTRTLASAQRWHDQLRKTNHLDGQHHGKMINHIAVDHDRHDPVAVGNQTIPGLAESAQHVTNVRLAAQQCPTTTTHFPTIDTYVLGQWFQMSMIAAVLDAKLKTLS; translated from the coding sequence ATGAGCCTCCTTCGATTCGACGCCACCGGAAGTATCAGTGCCGAATTTGGGATCACTCAGTCACAAATCGACTCGCTGTCCGGACCACTGATCGAACTTCGCGATCAGTTTGAACAATTCGACGAAACCAATTTTTTCCGGCGGCCAGAAAACCAGCACGCGGCCTATTTGGCAGATCGTGAAGCGTCCGAACTTGGAAAAATCTTCACCGTCGCTAATGGGCTGCACGATCATTTTGACGCCGTCGTTGTATTGGGATCCGACGAAGTCACGATCGGCGCTCGGGCGATGCGAGACGCCTGCTGCGATCCCTACCACAACGAGTTGACGCGTGCCGCCCGCGGCAGCAAGCCTCGGATGTACTTTGGCGGCGATCGATTCGACAACGACGCCACCGCGTCACTGATTCACCGCATGACCGAAGGCGGCTACGGCGACTCATTGGCCGAAACCCGCTGGGCAATCATCGCAATGGACCCAAGCGGCAATAACCCCGCGACGACCGTTGCTTTTGAACGTTTTCGGATGGCCTTGAAAGACTCACTGGGCGCGGACGTACGCAATTGGCTACCCCGGTTGGTGATCCCAGTCACAGCAGCGGAAGGCGAGCTAGCGAGGCAAGCTGATGAGATGGGATGCGAGGTCGTCTTCACGGACCCCCAAGAAGTATTCGGTCACGTCCTTTCCCCCTTTGGCTTGCTGCCCGCGGCGATGCTGGGACTCGATTGCATCAAGTTGCTCGAAGGAGCGGTGGCGATGAACGAACACTTCAACAGCGCCGACTATGCTGAAAACGTGGTCCTGCAGTCGATCGCGGTTGGGGAATTGATGGCCCAACATCGTGGCAATCCAGTCCGAGTACTTCAGCCGTGCACCCGCACTTTAGCGTCGGCCCAGCGCTGGCATGATCAACTGAGGAAGACGAACCACCTTGACGGCCAACATCACGGTAAAATGATCAATCACATCGCCGTCGACCATGATCGCCACGATCCAGTGGCGGTCGGCAATCAAACGATCCCCGGCCTTGCTGAATCGGCACAACACGTTACCAACGTGCGACTAGCTGCCCAGCAATGCCCGACGACAACCACTCACTTTCCAACGATCGACACTTACGTGCTCGGCCAATGGTTTCAAATGTCCATGATCGCCGCTGTGCTGGACGCGAAACTCAAAACACTGTCCTAA
- the trpA gene encoding tryptophan synthase subunit alpha has translation MSAVDQLFVNLRKQGRKALMPFITAGDPDIETTAAILRAVGPAGADLCEVGVPYSDPIADGPVIQASYQRALDKKFKLGQIFDMGQQIAGDIQTPLVTMVSYAIIYRVGLAKYVDQAKAAGYAGAIVPDLLVEEAAELSKICKAADFSLIQLVTPTTPRARQVAIANSSSGFLYYVSVTGITGERTALPDDLVDNVGWLREQTELPICIGFGISGPETAAKLAPVADGLIVGSAIVKRMAAAPDQASAVTAVANFVKELRTAIDN, from the coding sequence ATGTCCGCAGTCGACCAACTTTTCGTCAATCTCCGCAAGCAGGGCCGCAAGGCGTTGATGCCTTTCATCACCGCTGGTGATCCCGATATCGAAACCACAGCCGCGATCCTGCGAGCGGTTGGACCGGCAGGCGCGGACTTGTGCGAAGTCGGTGTCCCCTACAGTGACCCGATCGCCGATGGTCCCGTGATCCAAGCGTCGTACCAACGGGCGTTGGACAAGAAATTCAAGCTTGGCCAAATCTTTGACATGGGACAACAAATCGCGGGCGACATCCAAACGCCACTGGTGACGATGGTTAGCTACGCAATCATCTATCGAGTGGGGCTTGCCAAGTATGTCGACCAAGCCAAGGCAGCCGGATACGCCGGAGCGATCGTGCCAGATCTGTTGGTCGAAGAAGCAGCCGAACTTTCGAAGATCTGCAAGGCAGCCGACTTCAGCTTAATCCAACTGGTGACGCCGACCACGCCACGTGCACGGCAAGTCGCGATCGCAAATTCATCGTCGGGTTTTCTGTACTACGTATCAGTCACGGGCATCACCGGCGAACGAACCGCACTGCCAGATGACTTGGTCGACAACGTCGGTTGGCTGCGAGAGCAAACCGAATTGCCAATTTGCATTGGGTTTGGAATCAGCGGTCCCGAAACAGCGGCCAAACTGGCGCCCGTCGCCGACGGCTTAATCGTCGGATCCGCAATCGTCAAACGAATGGCAGCAGCACCGGACCAAGCAAGCGCCGTCACCGCTGTGGCTAATTTTGTCAAAGAACTGCGCACGGCGATTGACAACTAG
- a CDS encoding carboxylesterase family protein — translation MKLLLSLLVALLASHVGNQDSAAQGFAKTPYQDLIQGRFMHAEEPLAENGLPLWIHGDKKIATGRKLYPLLVVLHGRRNNAKPGEEFTPQAIAKPWTTATKQQQNPCFVVQPYYPPKGGWEKIPEQLDATVAHLMKHLPIDPQRVYLMGFSNGAQGTFQTLARDPDRYAAAITVSGPVDPKSVVGKIKAPIRGWVGENDHDLNKNKRCIALAKELKDSGVDIEMVVVKGAGHACHGVPTGDPKVHQWLFSQKRTK, via the coding sequence ATGAAACTCTTACTCTCACTACTCGTAGCCTTGCTTGCGAGTCACGTAGGGAACCAGGATTCAGCGGCCCAGGGTTTCGCGAAGACCCCCTATCAAGATCTGATTCAGGGCAGGTTCATGCACGCGGAAGAGCCGCTGGCCGAGAACGGGCTTCCGCTTTGGATTCACGGCGACAAGAAAATCGCCACCGGCAGAAAACTTTACCCGTTGCTCGTCGTCCTTCACGGGCGGCGCAACAATGCCAAGCCAGGCGAAGAATTCACTCCCCAAGCGATCGCCAAACCGTGGACGACGGCAACAAAACAACAACAGAATCCATGCTTCGTGGTCCAGCCCTACTATCCGCCGAAGGGCGGCTGGGAAAAAATCCCTGAACAACTCGATGCTACCGTTGCTCACCTGATGAAGCATCTTCCGATCGACCCGCAGCGAGTCTACTTGATGGGGTTTTCAAACGGTGCACAGGGCACCTTTCAAACACTCGCTCGCGATCCCGATCGTTACGCCGCCGCCATCACCGTTTCAGGCCCGGTCGATCCCAAAAGTGTGGTCGGAAAAATCAAAGCTCCGATCCGAGGCTGGGTCGGTGAAAACGACCATGATCTGAATAAGAACAAACGTTGCATTGCTCTGGCAAAAGAACTGAAAGACTCCGGCGTCGACATCGAAATGGTCGTCGTGAAGGGCGCCGGCCACGCTTGCCACGGCGTACCGACGGGTGACCCCAAAGTACACCAGTGGCTGTTTTCACAGAAGCGAACCAAGTGA
- a CDS encoding lysophospholipid acyltransferase family protein → MENTVNRPLRYAFFALVVRPLMMIVLGTNVRRVAQLPETGPAIIVANHNSHLDTFALMNVLGLHRLARVRPVAAADYFLTRPLRRWFSTRIVGIIPIDRTKARREDGKHPLEPISEALRAGAIVLLFPEGSRGEPEQMTEFQSGIAHLAKRHPDVPITPVFMHGLGKALPKGEAILVPFFCDMFVGTPLEQGLGKKELMDQLTGAMQQLKAELPVESW, encoded by the coding sequence ATGGAAAATACAGTCAATCGACCGCTGCGTTATGCATTCTTTGCATTGGTGGTCCGTCCGCTGATGATGATCGTGTTGGGCACGAACGTCCGACGCGTTGCGCAGTTGCCCGAGACGGGGCCGGCGATCATCGTTGCCAATCACAACAGCCACTTGGATACGTTCGCGCTGATGAACGTGCTTGGGCTTCATCGGCTTGCCCGCGTGCGTCCGGTTGCGGCAGCGGACTATTTTTTAACTCGCCCGCTGCGCCGTTGGTTTTCGACTCGCATTGTTGGCATCATTCCGATTGATCGCACGAAGGCGCGTCGCGAGGACGGCAAGCATCCGCTCGAGCCGATTTCCGAGGCGCTGCGTGCGGGCGCGATCGTGTTGTTGTTTCCCGAAGGGAGCCGCGGCGAGCCGGAACAGATGACGGAGTTCCAAAGCGGTATCGCTCACTTGGCCAAGCGACATCCAGACGTTCCGATCACTCCGGTGTTCATGCATGGGCTGGGCAAGGCACTGCCCAAGGGGGAAGCGATTCTTGTCCCGTTCTTTTGCGACATGTTTGTGGGCACGCCACTGGAACAGGGCCTCGGGAAGAAGGAGCTGATGGATCAGTTGACCGGCGCGATGCAGCAGTTGAAGGCCGAGCTGCCTGTTGAAAGCTGGTGA
- a CDS encoding phosphatidate cytidylyltransferase, which produces MMNHLAPEVRTTLLCLFSALAVSSAITIGLKRWKPDRDFHELRCRVRTWWAIVGIFSLSLMWSTTAAIGFFGFVSFLALKEFLSMTPTRRADRRVLFYAYLSVPIQYWLAARGWYGMFIVFIPVMMFVWLPTRMWMIGQTDGFLRAAGSLHWALMITVFSLSHAAFLLVVSPGETARVAAEFPSAIAETSPGPGLLVFLILMTELNDIFQYLWGKSIGGAKVAPLVSPGKTWAGLVGGVATTVVVAAIVGPRLTLMDRPSSLAAGVVIGLAGFAGDLCMSALKRDLKIKDFGATLPGHGGVLDRVDSLVFTAPLFFHFVYYMYG; this is translated from the coding sequence ATGATGAATCACCTCGCTCCCGAAGTTCGCACAACGCTCCTTTGCCTGTTTTCGGCGTTGGCGGTGTCCAGCGCGATTACGATCGGGTTGAAGCGATGGAAGCCGGATCGTGATTTTCACGAACTGCGGTGCCGCGTACGGACGTGGTGGGCGATCGTTGGAATTTTCTCGTTGTCGTTGATGTGGTCGACGACCGCGGCGATCGGCTTCTTTGGGTTCGTCAGTTTCTTGGCGCTCAAGGAATTCCTGTCGATGACGCCGACACGCCGCGCCGATCGGCGGGTGCTGTTTTACGCTTATCTTTCCGTCCCGATTCAATATTGGCTTGCCGCACGCGGTTGGTACGGCATGTTCATCGTGTTCATTCCGGTGATGATGTTCGTTTGGCTGCCTACGAGAATGTGGATGATCGGACAAACCGATGGATTCTTGCGTGCGGCCGGTTCGTTGCACTGGGCGTTGATGATCACCGTGTTCAGCCTGTCACACGCCGCGTTCTTGCTGGTCGTGTCGCCTGGCGAAACGGCTCGCGTGGCGGCTGAGTTTCCGTCGGCGATTGCCGAGACGAGTCCTGGGCCAGGGCTGTTGGTGTTTCTGATTCTGATGACAGAACTGAACGATATTTTTCAGTATCTTTGGGGCAAGTCGATCGGCGGTGCCAAGGTCGCTCCGCTGGTAAGCCCGGGCAAAACTTGGGCTGGGTTGGTTGGCGGTGTGGCGACCACGGTCGTCGTTGCGGCGATCGTCGGGCCTCGATTGACGTTGATGGATCGGCCGAGTTCGTTGGCGGCGGGAGTCGTGATCGGACTGGCTGGCTTTGCGGGCGATTTGTGTATGTCGGCACTCAAGCGAGACTTGAAGATCAAAGACTTTGGCGCGACATTGCCCGGTCACGGCGGCGTTCTTGACCGAGTTGATTCGTTGGTGTTTACGGCACCGTTATTCTTTCACTTCGTTTACTACATGTACGGTTGA
- a CDS encoding dual specificity protein phosphatase family protein, whose product MIDHVADGVWIGRHLAEAEASNIVGKKVSAVIDVCNAFDEPASLNGITRLELPILDLTAPSQSQLDQAVDFISQHHHTGVLVHCKAGYSRSVAIVAAWLIQTERTTSADEAFDMIRTARPAVVIRPEIRRLFQSS is encoded by the coding sequence ATGATCGACCATGTCGCTGATGGCGTTTGGATCGGTCGACATCTTGCCGAGGCCGAAGCCAGTAATATCGTCGGTAAAAAAGTGTCAGCCGTGATCGATGTATGCAATGCATTCGACGAACCAGCATCGCTTAATGGGATCACGCGACTCGAGCTCCCGATCCTGGACCTAACCGCGCCTTCGCAGTCGCAACTCGACCAAGCCGTCGACTTCATCTCGCAACACCATCACACCGGAGTGCTGGTACATTGCAAGGCAGGATACTCACGCAGCGTTGCCATCGTCGCCGCGTGGTTGATCCAAACCGAACGAACAACATCGGCCGACGAAGCGTTCGACATGATCCGAACGGCACGCCCGGCCGTTGTGATTCGTCCCGAGATACGCCGACTCTTTCAATCGAGCTGA
- a CDS encoding CDP-alcohol phosphatidyltransferase family protein, with translation MPSVYDLKPKFQNLLRPICTRMATAGVTANQVTIGAVALSFIGGALIAAYPDRWWALAAMPILLLVRMALNAIDGMLAREFGMKSRLGAVLNELGDVISDVALYLPMALVPNVPMWGIVAFVLQAVIIEFAGVIAIQIGSPRGYAGPMGKSDRAFWMGTLATLLALDRISPAGTTIYLSVLTLLGVGTVIRRARIALNQVA, from the coding sequence ATGCCCAGCGTCTACGACTTAAAACCCAAGTTTCAAAACCTACTACGGCCAATCTGCACACGCATGGCAACAGCCGGCGTGACAGCGAATCAGGTCACGATCGGCGCGGTCGCATTGTCGTTCATTGGCGGCGCATTGATCGCAGCCTATCCAGACAGATGGTGGGCACTGGCAGCGATGCCGATCCTCTTACTGGTCCGCATGGCACTCAACGCGATCGATGGCATGTTGGCTCGCGAATTTGGAATGAAAAGCCGCTTAGGCGCCGTACTGAATGAACTAGGCGACGTGATCAGCGACGTGGCGCTTTACCTGCCAATGGCACTAGTCCCAAACGTTCCGATGTGGGGCATCGTCGCCTTCGTGTTACAAGCCGTGATTATTGAATTCGCCGGAGTCATCGCCATCCAAATCGGCAGCCCCCGAGGCTACGCCGGTCCGATGGGAAAAAGCGACCGAGCGTTCTGGATGGGTACACTAGCAACGCTACTCGCACTCGACAGGATCAGCCCCGCCGGCACCACCATTTACTTGTCAGTCTTGACGCTGCTCGGCGTCGGTACGGTGATCCGACGAGCACGGATCGCACTGAATCAAGTTGCCTAA
- a CDS encoding WD40 repeat domain-containing protein: MILQSESDVRVLIRRLLLSCLLIALIAQLVQSQDSEINEIQVGDYVRFELRGNTYQGPVIQATTNGRLLIVDVSVDDRKSRRQVKREACVRLTPAEMNSVFKPVPPASKSEPIELTMPTLAEPGEGEEIALTNEQLPSVDVSSPTVLDWSGFQAGKRRINKVPFDADPDLPYVLDISTGTVVYSVASDHSTDIFVSTDRPSDYRLVRIKNHTVRIADTLPQHGVALGLIRDETDHDKGLCVITGLSTGQPRVASAWSLPKQKVRPLYCHYRRLLPDGSVVCVYENTLRVFDGRDGRLCWHCPVPAFFEPAVSQGGRWLAIAANGRLFVVEASTGRCAGSIPNLGKETMQPCFSPDGKMLAVYGENRMVITRINDGRVVLDHQANVDLAPFGGESLWTAPAVLVTPGGYLMDLRKNMLVWKYQLPADVNEWMGAPESGWIPIINDDWLSFVRIPHQDVTQLSAAVDQNALVAIQAGDSLRIEVEIKDDVRGDVDAFKANLTKALESSGYRQDISAEALLKAEVVRAAERTDHYINFGTGKTESITYRPFGARVTVVHRGEELWSANQAGNLNYHIAGGLQRAAKQLEQPPANLFQTMQLPRRFLSKKFQNGLGKSSVSIDGVK; encoded by the coding sequence ATGATTCTTCAATCGGAAAGCGACGTTCGTGTTTTGATTCGACGATTGCTTTTGTCGTGCCTGTTGATTGCACTGATCGCGCAGTTAGTTCAATCCCAAGATTCGGAAATCAACGAGATTCAAGTTGGTGATTACGTTCGTTTCGAACTTCGGGGCAACACTTACCAGGGACCAGTCATCCAAGCTACGACCAACGGAAGACTGCTGATTGTCGACGTCAGCGTCGACGATCGGAAAAGCCGACGCCAAGTAAAACGGGAAGCCTGCGTTAGACTGACGCCGGCCGAGATGAATTCAGTATTCAAGCCTGTTCCTCCGGCTTCGAAGTCGGAACCGATTGAACTTACGATGCCGACCCTTGCCGAACCTGGCGAAGGGGAAGAGATCGCGTTGACCAATGAGCAACTTCCATCGGTCGATGTTTCGAGTCCGACAGTGCTTGACTGGAGTGGTTTCCAAGCCGGCAAGCGGCGGATCAATAAGGTGCCCTTTGACGCTGATCCTGATCTGCCTTACGTCCTGGACATCTCCACGGGAACGGTGGTTTACAGTGTCGCCTCAGACCACTCGACCGACATCTTTGTTTCGACCGACCGGCCGTCTGATTATCGACTCGTCCGCATCAAAAACCATACCGTGCGGATCGCCGATACTTTACCTCAGCATGGCGTAGCACTTGGCCTGATTCGTGACGAAACCGACCACGACAAGGGACTCTGCGTGATTACGGGACTGTCGACTGGACAACCCCGAGTTGCCTCAGCGTGGTCGCTTCCCAAGCAAAAAGTTCGTCCTTTGTACTGCCACTATCGTCGTTTGTTGCCTGATGGTTCCGTCGTGTGTGTCTACGAAAACACGCTTCGGGTCTTTGACGGTCGCGATGGTCGCCTTTGCTGGCATTGCCCTGTGCCTGCCTTTTTTGAGCCCGCTGTTTCGCAGGGAGGTCGATGGTTGGCAATCGCAGCCAACGGACGCCTGTTTGTTGTTGAGGCATCCACGGGACGCTGCGCAGGTAGCATTCCAAATCTCGGCAAAGAGACGATGCAGCCTTGCTTTTCTCCCGACGGAAAAATGCTTGCGGTGTACGGCGAGAACCGTATGGTGATTACCCGAATCAACGACGGCAGGGTTGTTCTTGATCATCAGGCGAACGTTGACCTGGCTCCCTTCGGTGGCGAGAGTCTGTGGACAGCCCCTGCGGTGCTGGTCACACCCGGCGGATATCTAATGGATCTGCGCAAAAATATGCTCGTCTGGAAGTATCAACTTCCTGCGGATGTCAACGAATGGATGGGGGCGCCGGAAAGTGGATGGATTCCGATAATCAACGATGATTGGTTGTCATTCGTTAGGATTCCACACCAAGATGTGACGCAACTCAGTGCTGCCGTCGATCAAAATGCCTTGGTTGCAATTCAAGCAGGGGATTCGCTTCGAATTGAAGTCGAAATAAAAGATGATGTCCGAGGCGATGTGGATGCATTCAAAGCCAATTTAACCAAGGCTCTTGAGTCCAGCGGATATCGTCAGGACATCAGTGCTGAAGCACTCTTGAAAGCCGAAGTGGTCCGAGCAGCTGAGCGAACCGATCACTACATCAATTTTGGTACTGGAAAAACCGAATCGATCACTTACCGTCCGTTCGGAGCCCGTGTGACCGTCGTCCATCGAGGCGAAGAGCTATGGTCCGCCAACCAAGCGGGGAATCTCAACTATCACATTGCTGGAGGTTTACAGCGGGCGGCCAAGCAACTTGAACAACCTCCGGCCAATCTATTCCAAACGATGCAATTACCCCGTCGGTTCCTGAGCAAAAAGTTTCAGAACGGCCTCGGGAAAAGCTCTGTGTCGATCGATGGCGTCAAATAA
- a CDS encoding bifunctional alpha/beta hydrolase/class I SAM-dependent methyltransferase — protein sequence MRAVTESSFLASDGQEIFYRYWKPDSPSDQAVMMFHRGHEHSGRWQNFVDTSELDDCWFFAWDARGHGRTAGERGAAESFSRMVKDADEFAKHIEKMHKIPLNQMAVVGQSVGAVLAATWIHDYAAPVRSLVLATPAFRIKLYIPLAIPALRLWNHIRPGGFIKSYVRPGMLTHDTDQAKAYADDPLVSPQIATNILLDLYDASTRLVNDASAIHTPTLMFVSGKDYVVRQDVQHQFFNRLSSTDKQIEVLDDFYHSTFWEAGRGDVIRRSGDFIRERFVTPTAELPSETAAKGSLSTYEQLKQPPSAISRAWFGLQSLSLGTAGRLSRGVRIGWRDGFDSGQSLDHVYRNRAEGTTPIGRLIDRGYLDSIGWQGIRQRKVNMERLLDEAIAQQIDRFGEITILDIAAGPGRYVLETLKRNESLPIRAILCDRDPGGIAEGKVIAAELGLSDRVEFRQSDAFDPAKIGDAVGDRSVHIAIVSGLYELFPDNQPVQRSLAGVADVLVEGGRLLYTDQPWHPQQEMIARVLPNRDGDPWVMRCRSQAEMDALVREAGFGRDQMLVDRWGIFSVATAVKC from the coding sequence ATGCGAGCGGTAACGGAATCTTCATTTTTGGCGAGCGATGGTCAAGAAATTTTCTATCGCTATTGGAAACCTGATTCACCATCCGATCAGGCCGTGATGATGTTCCACCGTGGCCACGAGCATTCGGGGCGATGGCAAAACTTTGTCGACACCAGTGAGTTGGACGATTGTTGGTTCTTTGCTTGGGACGCGAGGGGGCACGGACGGACCGCCGGCGAGCGTGGTGCGGCGGAGAGTTTTTCGCGCATGGTGAAGGACGCTGACGAGTTCGCCAAACACATCGAAAAAATGCACAAGATCCCACTGAATCAAATGGCTGTCGTCGGCCAGAGTGTCGGTGCGGTGCTGGCGGCGACATGGATTCATGACTACGCGGCTCCGGTGCGATCACTTGTTTTGGCAACGCCGGCGTTTCGGATCAAATTATACATTCCGCTGGCGATCCCGGCCTTGCGTTTGTGGAATCACATTCGGCCGGGCGGTTTTATCAAGAGCTATGTCCGCCCAGGAATGTTGACTCATGACACTGACCAAGCCAAAGCGTACGCCGACGACCCGCTAGTTTCGCCTCAGATTGCAACCAACATTCTGTTAGATCTGTACGACGCGTCGACTCGTTTGGTGAACGACGCTAGTGCCATCCACACGCCGACGCTGATGTTCGTATCGGGCAAAGACTATGTCGTTCGCCAGGACGTGCAGCATCAGTTCTTTAATCGGTTGTCGTCGACGGATAAGCAAATTGAGGTACTCGACGACTTCTACCACAGCACATTCTGGGAAGCCGGTCGCGGCGACGTGATTCGCCGCAGTGGCGATTTCATTCGCGAACGCTTCGTAACGCCAACCGCTGAGTTGCCAAGCGAAACGGCAGCGAAGGGATCGCTTTCCACGTACGAACAACTAAAACAGCCGCCATCGGCTATCAGCCGCGCGTGGTTCGGACTGCAAAGTCTTTCCTTAGGAACGGCCGGTCGGCTCAGTCGAGGAGTTCGGATTGGGTGGCGAGACGGTTTTGATTCGGGACAATCGCTCGATCATGTCTATCGCAACCGGGCTGAGGGCACCACGCCGATCGGCCGGTTGATCGATCGAGGATACCTCGATTCGATTGGTTGGCAGGGAATCCGCCAACGCAAAGTCAACATGGAACGTTTACTCGATGAAGCGATCGCGCAGCAGATCGATCGCTTTGGTGAGATCACGATCCTGGATATTGCGGCGGGCCCAGGCCGATACGTTCTAGAGACACTCAAACGCAACGAATCTTTACCCATTCGGGCGATCCTTTGCGATCGCGACCCCGGTGGAATCGCCGAAGGAAAAGTGATCGCCGCCGAGTTGGGACTATCTGATCGCGTCGAGTTTCGGCAAAGTGATGCGTTTGATCCGGCGAAGATCGGTGACGCCGTCGGTGATCGGTCGGTTCATATCGCGATTGTTTCGGGGCTGTACGAATTGTTCCCCGACAACCAGCCCGTCCAACGATCGTTAGCGGGTGTCGCCGATGTTTTGGTCGAGGGCGGGCGATTGCTATACACCGACCAGCCTTGGCATCCTCAACAAGAAATGATCGCACGAGTGCTGCCCAACCGCGACGGCGATCCGTGGGTGATGCGTTGCCGAAGCCAAGCGGAAATGGATGCGTTGGTCCGCGAGGCAGGGTTTGGTCGTGATCAAATGCTGGTTGATCGCTGGGGAATCTTCAGCGTCGCCACGGCAGTGAAATGCTAA